One Parageobacillus sp. KH3-4 genomic region harbors:
- a CDS encoding bifunctional diguanylate cyclase/phosphodiesterase, translating to MPKGIEYTLFVLSAIFLAVIAQLWLHRVAKKKLLSSLFQIAPRLTGSFYVIAVVLLFSGTIYINYVEKEQHKEYEEGAENIARLLTDDLSSMHHERLNERTSENDGTYLRILRLMTRWQNDHPEILSVYTLKKNERGDNYFVVAPEADYNRNGKIDEKREQRVPIGTVYRTYIPELEQAFQGKFSMEKHPTIDGWGKSIGAFMPIFKADGTVDAVLGIDYDANTYLKKLENERRKGMWISFLVFLVWEAIYILGVYAQIERKLFAKHQQELEASENRLKRLSEITMEGIIVHANGKVIEANKAACQLFGYVEKEIVHMPIQDLMIPESLKNMEQCQEGIYEIQLRRKDGTIFHAEVVQYEYDYDGNEKVNVTAIRDITERKKNEEKMQYIATHDDLTGLPNKEALHQAITEKIQEASYYREEVAVMFLEISGMKTINDFYGYAVGDQVLLRVVEEWKKRCDEDILLGRWSGNEFVAVLSGSTKEKAKALANRFSEIADEPVVVDGRELYVMIKIGISLYPKDGIDAKTLIRKADIARYKLRQNAASQFLFFEKPMTRAIQEKIATERELRRALEKGEFVLYYQPQIQLDTGMVTGMEALIRWNHPEKGLISPYAFISVAEQTGMIIPINEWVIRMACQQTKQLLEDFPNLSVSVNLSPYEFENRRFVHKLVKLLEETGLPPYHLDLEITERMTMDTERAIVILKKLKSIGVTISMDDFGTGYSSLSYLTDLPIDRLKIDRSFVQNIQGKKEAILPAIIRLGHNIGVKVLAEGVETEEEVAYLKDKRCDEAQGYYFAPPLSYEDLIEFLHEHHYKKLYV from the coding sequence ATGCCGAAAGGGATCGAATATACATTGTTTGTTTTGTCTGCCATTTTTCTTGCCGTTATCGCACAGCTATGGCTTCATCGTGTCGCGAAAAAGAAGTTGTTATCATCGCTTTTTCAAATTGCTCCTCGGTTGACGGGGAGTTTTTATGTCATTGCCGTAGTGCTGCTTTTTAGCGGAACGATATATATCAATTATGTGGAAAAAGAACAACATAAGGAATATGAAGAAGGTGCTGAAAATATAGCAAGGCTGTTGACTGACGATTTGTCGAGTATGCATCATGAGCGATTGAATGAACGGACGAGCGAAAACGATGGGACTTATTTGCGCATTTTGCGGCTGATGACGCGCTGGCAAAACGACCATCCGGAAATATTGAGCGTGTATACACTAAAAAAGAATGAGCGTGGGGATAATTATTTTGTTGTCGCTCCGGAGGCGGATTATAACCGAAACGGGAAGATCGATGAAAAGAGAGAGCAGCGCGTGCCGATTGGTACGGTTTATCGCACATATATCCCTGAACTTGAACAGGCTTTTCAAGGAAAATTTTCCATGGAGAAACATCCGACAATAGATGGATGGGGAAAAAGCATCGGGGCGTTTATGCCGATATTCAAAGCAGATGGAACGGTAGACGCAGTTTTAGGAATTGATTATGATGCAAACACGTATTTGAAAAAATTAGAAAACGAGCGCCGGAAAGGGATGTGGATTAGTTTCCTTGTTTTCCTCGTCTGGGAAGCGATTTATATATTAGGGGTATATGCGCAAATCGAACGGAAGCTGTTTGCAAAGCATCAGCAGGAACTAGAAGCCAGCGAAAACCGACTTAAGCGATTGTCGGAAATTACAATGGAAGGGATTATCGTACATGCGAACGGAAAGGTAATAGAAGCTAACAAAGCCGCGTGTCAGCTGTTCGGATATGTAGAAAAAGAAATCGTTCATATGCCCATTCAAGATTTAATGATTCCCGAATCGTTGAAAAACATGGAACAGTGTCAAGAAGGGATATATGAAATTCAGCTGCGAAGAAAAGACGGAACGATTTTTCATGCGGAAGTCGTTCAATACGAGTATGACTATGACGGCAACGAAAAGGTGAACGTTACGGCGATTCGCGATATTACGGAACGAAAGAAAAATGAAGAAAAGATGCAATACATCGCTACTCATGACGATTTGACAGGGCTGCCAAACAAGGAAGCGTTGCATCAGGCGATCACGGAAAAAATTCAAGAAGCGTCTTACTACCGGGAAGAAGTGGCAGTTATGTTTTTGGAAATTAGCGGCATGAAGACCATTAACGACTTTTACGGGTATGCTGTCGGTGATCAAGTGTTGCTGCGAGTCGTAGAAGAATGGAAAAAACGATGCGACGAAGACATCTTGTTAGGAAGATGGAGCGGAAACGAATTTGTCGCGGTTTTGTCCGGAAGCACGAAAGAAAAGGCGAAAGCGTTAGCAAATCGGTTTAGCGAAATCGCTGATGAACCGGTGGTGGTTGACGGCCGCGAACTGTATGTTATGATAAAAATTGGAATCAGTCTATATCCGAAAGACGGAATCGATGCGAAAACATTGATTCGGAAGGCGGATATTGCGCGGTATAAGCTGCGGCAAAATGCAGCAAGCCAATTTTTGTTCTTTGAAAAGCCAATGACTCGAGCGATTCAAGAAAAAATTGCAACGGAGCGGGAATTGCGCCGCGCGTTGGAAAAAGGGGAGTTTGTCCTTTATTATCAACCGCAAATTCAGTTGGACACCGGCATGGTGACAGGAATGGAGGCGCTGATCCGTTGGAATCATCCAGAAAAAGGTTTGATATCGCCTTATGCGTTCATTTCTGTTGCAGAACAGACGGGAATGATCATTCCGATTAACGAGTGGGTAATCCGGATGGCATGCCAGCAAACGAAACAACTATTAGAGGACTTTCCAAATTTATCGGTGTCCGTCAACTTGTCTCCGTATGAATTCGAAAATCGTCGTTTCGTTCATAAGCTTGTGAAATTGTTGGAAGAGACAGGGTTACCGCCGTATCATTTAGATTTGGAAATTACGGAACGAATGACGATGGATACGGAAAGAGCGATTGTCATTTTAAAAAAGCTAAAATCCATCGGCGTTACGATTAGCATGGACGACTTTGGAACGGGATACAGCTCGTTAAGCTATTTGACCGATCTTCCGATTGACCGCTTAAAAATTGACCGTTCATTTGTGCAAAACATTCAAGGAAAAAAAGAAGCGATTTTGCCAGCAATTATCCGCCTTGGGCATAATATTGGCGTAAAGGTGCTTGCTGAAGGGGTAGAGACAGAAGAGGAAGTCGCGTACTTGAAGGATAAGCGTTGTGATGAAGCGCAAGGGTATTATTTTGCCCCGCCGTTATCGTATGAGGACTTAATT
- a CDS encoding C40 family peptidase, translating into MKKFVTLVSLSFLVMFSSLFASNSSAEAAVNSRLLIAEAKKLIGTPYRYGGTTPKGFDCSGFVYYTHKKIGKILPRSSKQMYQKGKTVHKSSLRPGDLVFFNTSKSKKGVSHVAIYIGNNQIIHAVSKGVKIDSLSNSYWKSRYVGAKRL; encoded by the coding sequence ATGAAAAAATTCGTCACACTAGTTTCACTATCGTTTCTAGTTATGTTCTCCTCATTATTTGCAAGCAATTCCAGCGCAGAAGCAGCTGTCAATTCAAGATTGCTGATCGCCGAAGCAAAAAAACTGATTGGCACTCCATACCGATATGGCGGAACAACACCAAAAGGATTCGATTGTTCAGGGTTCGTTTATTACACACATAAAAAGATCGGAAAAATTTTACCGCGTTCTTCCAAGCAAATGTACCAAAAAGGAAAAACGGTACATAAATCAAGTTTGCGCCCAGGCGATTTAGTGTTTTTTAATACGTCTAAAAGCAAAAAAGGCGTTTCCCACGTGGCGATCTACATAGGCAACAATCAAATTATTCACGCTGTATCGAAAGGAGTAAAAATTGACAGTTTAAGCAATTCTTACTGGAAATCAAGATACGTTGGCGCAAAACGGCTATAA
- the mreBH gene encoding rod-share determining protein MreBH → MFASSEIGIDLGTMNILLYSKNKGIVFNEPAVIAFDTQTNEVIAIGTEAKMMIGKTPSHIETIYPLKHGVIADFDKTVTMLKQMFKLASKRIGFSIKKPNIVISTPFHSTSVERRSIYEVAKHCGAKHVYLLEEPIAAAIGADLPVDEPVANVVVNMGAGRTEAAIISLGGVVACQSLRIGGNQLDEDIIQYVRQRYNLLIGEQTAERIKIEIGYAPVAHEERTMVIHGRDLVTGFLKAVPLRSTEVQKAMEESLSQMLSAIRTVLEECPAELSGDIIDRGIVLSGGGSLLHGIEDWLSTELRVPVHTAPSPLEAVAIGTGKALSTVQKLVSSSP, encoded by the coding sequence ATGTTCGCTTCTTCCGAAATCGGAATCGATCTAGGAACGATGAATATATTATTATACAGCAAAAATAAAGGAATCGTCTTTAACGAACCGGCCGTTATCGCTTTCGACACCCAAACGAATGAAGTGATTGCCATTGGAACGGAAGCGAAAATGATGATTGGAAAGACTCCCAGCCATATCGAAACAATATATCCGTTAAAACATGGCGTTATTGCGGATTTTGACAAAACTGTAACAATGCTGAAACAAATGTTTAAGCTCGCCAGCAAGCGGATCGGTTTTTCTATTAAAAAACCAAATATTGTAATAAGCACTCCTTTTCACTCCACTTCCGTAGAACGGCGCTCCATTTATGAAGTGGCAAAACATTGCGGAGCCAAACATGTCTATTTGCTCGAGGAGCCAATCGCCGCAGCGATCGGTGCCGACTTGCCGGTAGATGAACCAGTGGCAAACGTCGTCGTCAATATGGGCGCTGGCAGAACAGAAGCGGCAATTATTTCTCTTGGTGGAGTTGTCGCATGCCAGTCGCTTCGCATAGGCGGCAATCAACTAGACGAGGATATCATCCAATACGTAAGGCAACGTTATAACTTGCTCATTGGCGAGCAGACGGCGGAACGAATTAAAATCGAAATCGGCTATGCACCAGTTGCTCATGAAGAACGGACGATGGTCATTCATGGCCGCGATTTAGTGACCGGCTTTCTGAAGGCTGTCCCGTTGCGCTCTACAGAAGTGCAAAAAGCGATGGAAGAATCGCTTTCGCAAATGCTTAGCGCAATCCGAACCGTCTTGGAAGAATGCCCTGCCGAACTCAGCGGCGATATTATCGATCGCGGCATTGTTTTAAGCGGAGGCGGCTCCCTTCTTCATGGAATCGAAGATTGGCTAAGCACTGAGTTGCGCGTTCCGGTTCATACTGCTCCAAGCCCGCTCGAAGCGGTAGCGATCGGCACTGGAAAAGCGCTGAGCACAGTGCAAAAACTCGTCAGTTCCTCACCGTAA
- a CDS encoding (Fe-S)-binding protein, giving the protein MTTEKERSIIQTKFRERMDEDELMNCMRCGFCLPTCPTYIESGFQESHSPRGRIALMKAVVDGLIEPDEDVERSLNMCLGCRACEPVCPSGVRYGHLLEEARDIIQQNKKHSFPVRVVRKLVFDGLFPYPKRMRIATALLGVYQRSGLRSFARKTGLLKVLPPSLRDMEKILPDVPTLKEMKERPRHLESEGAPKRRVAFFSGCLMDTMFMPTNDATMRLLQLAGCEIVIPESQTCCGALHGHGGEKQKAKELAKQNIRAFEQLDVDYIVTNAGGCGAFLMEYDHLLKDEEEWRERAKAFVAKIKDISEVLVELDFHKKRLKVEPQVVTYQDSCHLRNVMKTSVSPRKLIQSIQGVEFREMKDADRCCGSAGIYNIVEPEMSMQILDYKMKMAKQTKATTIVTANPGCLLQMKLGIEREGLSNRIRAVHIVDFLLEAAGEVQASEHEERIRRTS; this is encoded by the coding sequence ATGACGACCGAAAAAGAACGATCAATCATACAAACAAAGTTTCGGGAACGGATGGATGAGGATGAACTAATGAACTGCATGCGTTGTGGATTTTGTTTGCCGACATGCCCGACGTATATTGAATCGGGATTTCAAGAATCGCATTCTCCAAGAGGGCGCATTGCTTTAATGAAGGCGGTCGTTGATGGGCTGATCGAGCCGGACGAAGATGTCGAGCGATCGTTAAATATGTGTTTAGGGTGCCGGGCGTGTGAGCCGGTCTGCCCTTCCGGAGTTCGTTACGGTCATTTGCTTGAGGAAGCACGGGATATTATTCAACAGAATAAAAAACATTCTTTTCCAGTCCGCGTTGTTCGTAAACTTGTATTCGATGGATTGTTTCCATATCCAAAGCGGATGCGAATCGCCACCGCGCTGCTTGGGGTTTACCAACGGTCTGGATTACGGTCATTTGCCCGGAAAACCGGGCTGTTAAAGGTATTGCCTCCTTCGTTGAGAGACATGGAAAAAATTTTGCCGGACGTTCCGACGTTAAAAGAGATGAAGGAGCGGCCGCGGCATCTAGAATCCGAGGGGGCTCCGAAGCGGCGGGTTGCCTTTTTCTCAGGGTGTTTGATGGACACGATGTTTATGCCGACGAATGATGCGACAATGCGCTTATTGCAGCTGGCTGGATGCGAAATCGTTATTCCAGAGTCGCAAACGTGTTGCGGCGCGCTGCATGGGCATGGAGGAGAGAAACAAAAGGCGAAAGAGCTGGCGAAACAAAACATCAGAGCGTTCGAACAGCTCGATGTTGACTATATTGTTACGAATGCCGGCGGTTGCGGCGCTTTCTTAATGGAGTATGACCATTTGTTGAAAGACGAGGAGGAGTGGAGAGAACGCGCAAAAGCGTTCGTTGCAAAAATCAAAGATATTTCCGAAGTGCTCGTTGAATTGGATTTCCATAAAAAGCGTCTGAAAGTGGAGCCGCAAGTCGTTACGTATCAGGATTCATGCCATTTGCGCAACGTTATGAAGACATCAGTGTCGCCAAGAAAGCTGATCCAGTCGATTCAAGGAGTAGAATTTCGCGAGATGAAAGACGCGGATCGCTGTTGCGGGTCCGCAGGCATTTATAACATTGTCGAGCCGGAAATGTCGATGCAAATTCTTGATTATAAAATGAAAATGGCAAAACAGACAAAGGCGACAACGATTGTTACGGCAAATCCAGGATGCCTTTTACAAATGAAGCTCGGAATTGAACGAGAGGGATTGTCCAATCGCATTCGCGCCGTCCATATTGTCGATTTTCTGCTTGAAGCGGCTGGAGAAGTTCAGGCGTCGGAACATGAAGAACGCATTCGCAGAACGTCATGA
- the glcD gene encoding glycolate oxidase subunit GlcD, protein MISDGVKQQFIRIVGAENYDDSQAGRLVYSYDATPQFQSLPDAVIAPRNTREVAEIVKICNEHRIPIVPRGSGTNLCAGTCPVEGGIVLVFKHMNKILEIDEENLTVTVQPGVITLDLIKAVEAKGLFYPPDPSSMKISTIGGNINENSGGLRGLKYGVTRDYVMALEVVLPNGEIIRTGGKLAKDVAGYDLTRLFVGSEGTLGIITEATLKLIPMPETKKTMLALYQDLEAAARSVSKIIANKIIPATLEFLDQPTLEVVEAYAQIGLPTDVKAVLLIEQDGPQEIVERDITKMAEICKKEQAVSVQLARSEEEAEALRTARRTALSALARLKPTTILEDATVPRSEIAKMVKAINEIAEKYNVKICTFGHAGDGNLHPTCPTDARDRDEMERVEKAFAEIFAKAIELGGTITGEHGVGAMKAPYLEWKLGEAGIAAMKAIKQAFDPNNIMNPGKVFAKSTRKRVMVTR, encoded by the coding sequence TTGATTTCTGATGGCGTAAAACAGCAATTCATCCGCATCGTCGGAGCGGAGAATTACGACGATTCACAAGCGGGAAGACTCGTATATTCATACGACGCAACACCTCAGTTCCAATCTCTTCCAGATGCGGTGATTGCACCAAGAAATACGCGGGAAGTTGCGGAAATTGTGAAAATCTGCAATGAGCACCGCATTCCCATCGTTCCGCGCGGGTCAGGAACAAACCTTTGTGCCGGCACGTGTCCGGTTGAAGGCGGGATTGTTCTCGTTTTTAAACATATGAACAAAATTTTGGAGATTGATGAGGAAAATTTAACCGTAACCGTTCAGCCGGGGGTAATTACGCTTGACTTAATTAAAGCCGTAGAGGCAAAAGGACTATTTTATCCGCCTGATCCAAGTTCCATGAAAATTTCTACGATTGGCGGAAACATTAACGAAAATTCGGGAGGATTGCGCGGGTTAAAATATGGGGTTACCCGCGATTATGTGATGGCACTGGAAGTTGTGCTGCCAAACGGGGAGATTATCCGCACCGGCGGCAAATTGGCGAAAGATGTAGCTGGATATGATTTAACCCGCTTGTTCGTCGGTTCTGAAGGAACGCTCGGCATTATTACGGAGGCAACGTTAAAACTGATTCCGATGCCGGAAACGAAGAAAACGATGCTTGCGCTGTATCAAGATTTAGAAGCGGCTGCGCGGTCCGTTTCCAAAATTATTGCCAATAAAATCATTCCGGCAACGCTTGAGTTTCTCGATCAGCCGACGTTAGAAGTCGTTGAGGCATATGCGCAAATCGGTCTTCCAACTGATGTTAAAGCAGTGCTTTTGATCGAGCAGGACGGACCGCAGGAAATCGTGGAGCGCGATATAACGAAAATGGCGGAAATTTGTAAAAAAGAGCAGGCTGTGTCGGTGCAGCTCGCTCGCTCCGAAGAAGAGGCGGAAGCGTTGCGGACAGCACGGCGCACAGCATTATCCGCGCTTGCTCGACTCAAACCGACGACGATTTTGGAAGATGCGACGGTGCCGCGTTCCGAAATTGCGAAAATGGTCAAAGCGATTAACGAGATTGCCGAAAAATACAATGTGAAAATATGCACTTTTGGACATGCAGGGGACGGCAATTTGCATCCGACATGTCCAACCGATGCGCGCGACCGCGATGAAATGGAAAGAGTCGAAAAAGCGTTTGCGGAAATTTTCGCAAAAGCGATTGAACTTGGCGGAACGATTACAGGGGAACACGGAGTCGGGGCGATGAAAGCACCGTATTTAGAATGGAAGCTTGGTGAAGCGGGAATTGCGGCGATGAAAGCCATTAAGCAGGCATTTGATCCAAACAACATTATGAATCCAGGGAAAGTATTTGCGAAAAGCACAAGAAAACGGGTGATGGTGACACGATGA
- a CDS encoding L-lactate permease codes for MEWKQDFTPIADHLWISAIVALIPILYFFWALAVKRMKGHIAGFTTLLIALVVSVIAYRMPAGMAVMSMTQGAVYGLLPIGWIIITSVFLYKLTVKSGQFDIIRSSVLSITEDRRLQALLIAFSFGAFLEGAAGFGAPVAISAALLVGLGFNPLYAAGICLIANTAPVAFGAIGIPITAMEGPTGIPAMEISKMVGRQLPFLSVFIPFYLVLIMAGWKKTVEVLPAIIVSGVSFAVTQYVTSNFLGPELPDILSALVSLFALAVFLKYWTPKSTYRFSTESEVAASVQANRVSHTGGEVFKAWSPFLVLTAFISLWGIPQVKAALTGNYEGTNGLLKLINAIGDHLTFAPEVPGLHNKIIGASGQPIAAVYKLELLGAAGTAILLAAVVTKFIIKISWKDWGRTFVETLDELKFPIMTIASVVGFAYVTNASGMSTTLGMALAKTDFLFPFFSPFLGWLGVFITGSDTSSNLLFANLQKVTATSIGMDPVLALAANSSGGVVGKMISPQSIAVACAAVGLAGKESDLFRFTVKHSIFLIILIGILVFLQSNVLSWMIPS; via the coding sequence ATGGAATGGAAACAAGATTTTACACCGATTGCTGACCATCTTTGGATATCTGCGATCGTTGCACTTATTCCGATTTTATATTTTTTCTGGGCGCTAGCTGTTAAACGGATGAAAGGACACATAGCCGGGTTTACTACGTTGCTTATTGCTTTAGTGGTATCTGTAATCGCTTACAGAATGCCGGCGGGAATGGCTGTGATGTCGATGACGCAAGGGGCGGTTTACGGACTGCTTCCAATCGGCTGGATTATTATCACTTCCGTCTTTTTATATAAACTGACAGTCAAATCCGGCCAGTTTGACATTATTCGTAGTTCCGTGCTGTCCATTACGGAAGACCGCCGTTTGCAAGCTTTATTGATAGCGTTCTCATTTGGAGCGTTTCTTGAGGGGGCAGCTGGATTTGGAGCGCCGGTAGCTATTTCCGCTGCGCTACTTGTCGGCTTAGGGTTCAACCCGTTGTATGCGGCGGGAATTTGTTTGATTGCCAATACGGCACCCGTCGCCTTCGGGGCCATCGGAATTCCAATTACTGCGATGGAAGGGCCGACAGGTATTCCAGCGATGGAAATTTCGAAAATGGTAGGGCGGCAATTGCCTTTCTTGTCCGTATTTATCCCGTTTTACCTTGTCCTTATTATGGCAGGATGGAAAAAAACAGTAGAAGTGTTGCCAGCGATCATTGTGTCAGGGGTTTCCTTTGCGGTTACGCAATATGTTACTTCTAACTTTTTAGGTCCTGAACTTCCGGACATTTTATCCGCCTTAGTTTCGTTGTTTGCGCTCGCCGTCTTTTTAAAGTATTGGACGCCAAAAAGCACGTATCGTTTTTCGACGGAATCGGAAGTGGCGGCATCGGTCCAAGCGAATCGCGTCTCCCATACAGGCGGAGAAGTATTTAAAGCTTGGTCTCCGTTTTTAGTGTTAACTGCATTTATTTCCTTATGGGGAATTCCGCAAGTGAAAGCGGCGCTAACCGGGAATTATGAAGGGACAAATGGGCTGCTAAAGCTCATCAATGCGATTGGTGATCATTTAACGTTTGCGCCAGAAGTGCCGGGATTGCACAATAAAATCATTGGCGCAAGCGGTCAGCCGATTGCGGCAGTATACAAATTAGAGCTGCTCGGCGCGGCTGGTACAGCGATTTTGTTGGCGGCAGTAGTGACGAAGTTTATTATAAAAATATCCTGGAAAGATTGGGGACGTACGTTCGTGGAGACGTTGGACGAATTAAAGTTTCCGATTATGACCATCGCCTCGGTTGTCGGTTTTGCGTACGTAACAAATGCTTCCGGCATGAGCACGACGCTTGGGATGGCGTTGGCGAAGACGGATTTCTTGTTTCCGTTTTTCTCGCCGTTTTTAGGATGGCTCGGCGTGTTTATCACCGGTTCCGATACATCCTCGAACTTGCTGTTTGCCAACTTGCAAAAAGTGACAGCGACTTCTATCGGAATGGATCCAGTTTTGGCATTGGCGGCAAACTCTTCCGGTGGGGTTGTCGGGAAGATGATTTCGCCGCAATCGATCGCGGTCGCCTGTGCGGCGGTAGGACTGGCGGGAAAAGAATCCGATTTATTCCGGTTTACTGTAAAGCATAGCATCTTTTTAATTATTTTGATTGGAATTCTTGTTTTCTTGCAATCTAACGTTTTGTCATGGATGATTCCATCATGA
- a CDS encoding FadR/GntR family transcriptional regulator: MEIKQIKTKKIYEEVAEAIFRMIKTGALKPGDKLDSVQQLAEKFQVGRAAIREALTALKAMGLIELKQGEGTYVREFDPTVLTFPLSVAVLMNKEDIWHLLEVRKLLEVGAASLAAQKRTDDDLTAMEQALHEMQKGIGNDELGEKADLAFHMAIAAASHNPILVSLMNSVSEMMVETMRETRRIWLFSKQTTTEKLLEEHIKIFKAIKEKNADAAQERMLQHLTNVENVLHKYIYSR, translated from the coding sequence TTGGAAATTAAACAAATTAAAACGAAAAAAATTTACGAAGAAGTAGCAGAAGCAATTTTTCGGATGATCAAGACTGGTGCATTAAAGCCTGGAGATAAATTGGACTCCGTTCAACAACTTGCTGAAAAATTCCAAGTAGGACGAGCGGCCATTCGCGAAGCGCTGACCGCCTTAAAAGCAATGGGGCTCATTGAATTAAAACAAGGGGAAGGCACTTATGTGCGAGAATTCGATCCAACGGTGCTTACGTTCCCGCTTTCCGTCGCCGTGCTCATGAATAAAGAAGATATTTGGCATTTGCTCGAAGTGCGCAAACTGCTGGAAGTAGGCGCCGCCTCCTTAGCTGCGCAAAAAAGGACCGACGACGATTTAACGGCGATGGAACAAGCCCTGCATGAAATGCAGAAAGGCATCGGAAACGACGAGCTTGGCGAAAAGGCCGATCTTGCTTTCCATATGGCGATCGCCGCCGCCTCCCACAATCCCATTTTAGTCAGCCTAATGAATAGCGTATCGGAAATGATGGTCGAAACAATGCGTGAAACGCGGCGGATTTGGCTGTTTTCCAAGCAAACGACAACGGAAAAGCTCCTCGAAGAACATATAAAAATTTTCAAAGCTATCAAAGAAAAAAATGCCGACGCCGCGCAAGAGAGAATGCTTCAGCATTTGACTAACGTGGAGAACGTGCTTCATAAATATATTTATTCGCGATAA
- a CDS encoding (Fe-S)-binding protein, with protein sequence MKVSLFATCLVDLFHTNVGKATVELLERLGCEIDFPEAQTCCGQPAYNSGYVKEAKEAMKHMIRAFEHADYVVTPSGSCATMFKEYPRIFQGDREWEPKAKALADKTYELTQFIVDVLKVEDVGASLQGRATYHTSCHMTRLLGVKEAPFKLLKHVKGLEIVPLPNAHQCCGFGGTFSVKMGPISEQMVDEKIEHIEEIHADYLIGADCGCLMNIGGRIERQGKPIKVMHIAEVLNSR encoded by the coding sequence ATGAAAGTTTCCTTATTTGCCACCTGTCTTGTCGACTTATTCCATACCAACGTTGGAAAAGCAACGGTAGAGCTGCTCGAGCGGTTAGGCTGCGAGATTGATTTTCCGGAAGCGCAAACATGCTGCGGCCAGCCGGCTTACAACAGCGGTTACGTGAAAGAAGCGAAAGAGGCAATGAAACATATGATCCGTGCGTTTGAACATGCTGATTATGTTGTCACACCTTCTGGTTCGTGTGCCACGATGTTTAAAGAATATCCGCGCATTTTTCAAGGAGACCGGGAATGGGAGCCAAAAGCGAAAGCGCTCGCTGATAAAACGTACGAACTTACTCAATTCATCGTGGATGTATTGAAAGTAGAAGACGTTGGCGCCTCGCTGCAAGGACGCGCGACATACCATACGTCTTGTCATATGACGCGTTTGCTCGGCGTCAAAGAAGCCCCTTTCAAACTTTTGAAACATGTCAAAGGACTAGAAATCGTCCCATTGCCAAATGCCCATCAATGCTGCGGGTTTGGCGGAACGTTTTCCGTCAAAATGGGGCCGATTTCCGAGCAAATGGTCGATGAAAAAATCGAACATATCGAAGAGATCCATGCAGATTATCTAATTGGAGCAGATTGCGGCTGCTTGATGAATATTGGTGGGCGCATCGAGCGGCAAGGAAAGCCGATCAAAGTGATGCACATCGCTGAAGTGCTAAACAGCCGATAA